A genome region from Triticum aestivum cultivar Chinese Spring chromosome 2B, IWGSC CS RefSeq v2.1, whole genome shotgun sequence includes the following:
- the LOC123039122 gene encoding putative disease resistance RPP13-like protein 1 has translation MEASISVVAGELVSRFISFLMNKYHSSLSHAQSEEKLVERLQNLLMRVSMIVEEADARYITNTGMLLQLKTLSEAMYKGYRVLDTLSYRNLQGSPGIDEVSINDPSSSSLYLSIPVKRSRTKAEKDEKAMRLESDGALKSLEIVVANMAEFVVLLGGCEHMSRRPYDVYLYTKNFMFSRHAEKQKLLSFLLEHKNPPGDHAPAVLPIIGGFGVGKKTLVAHVCGDERVRSRFSILHLNGDRLLTILDHGRTMSGTMLVVIEFASDVGDDDWKKFHLFLNRMRGGSKIIIISKLKILARFGSVKPIFLGVLSYDELRYLFKTLAFGSADPAEHPRLVQLADEFAKELHSKQGSLVAINTFAYVLRMNLSVQFWRCLFDKGVRYVKRNLSIHGVHPSMLIEQGHPVDITDFALHPLTMTSNVPIKEESPSVTLVELLADPSVTPEGDFRLIAWESRIPPHKSFVHFVTSRAQDTHEGSSALPGRKRRGVPI, from the coding sequence ATGGAGGCTTCAATATCTGTAGTCGCAGGTGAACTAGTGAGTCGTTTCATCTCCTTCCTGATGAACAAGTACCACTCCTCCTTGAGCCATGCACAGTCAGAGGAGAAGCTGGTGGAGAGATTGCAGAACCTCCTGATGAGAGTCAGCATGATCGTCGAGGAAGCAGATGCGCGGTACATAACAAATACTGGGATGTTGTTGCAGCTCAAGACACTGTCGGAGGCCATGTACAAAGGATACCGTGTGCTGGACACCTTGAGCTACCGAAACCTCCAAGGCAGTCCAGGCATTGACGAGGTTAGCATCAATGACCCATCTAGCAGCAGCTTGTACTTATCTATTCCTGTCAAGCGTTCTCGAACAAAAGCTGAGAAGGATGAGAAGGCCATGCGCCTCGAGTCAGATGGTGCCTTGAAAAGCTTAGAAATTGTTGTTGCTAACATGGCAGAATTTGTAGTGCTTCTGGGTGGATGCGAGCACATGTCTCGTAGgccatatgatgtttatctttacaCAAAAAACTTCATGTTCAGCCGACATGCTGAGAAACAAAAGCTCTTGAGCTTCTTGTTGGAGCACAAGAACCCTCCTGGTGATCATGCACCGGCAGTTCTTCCGATCATAGGTGGTTTTGGAGTTGGGAAGAAAACATTGGTTGCTCATGTGTGTGGCGACGAAAGGGTTCGGTCACGCTTCTCTATTTTGCACTTGAATGGAGATAGACTCTTGACAATACTTGACCATGGAAGGACCATGTCTGGGAcgatgttggtagttattgagtttGCTTCTGATGTAGGTGACGATGATTGGAAAAAGTTTCACTTGTTTCTCAATAGAATGAGAGGTGGAAGCAAGATCATCATTATAAGTAAACTTAAAATATTAGCCCGGTTTGGGTCTGTGAAGCCTATTTTCCTAGGTGTTTTGTCTTACGACGAGTTGAGGTACCTATTCAAGACGCTGGCATTCGGTAGCGCAGACCCTGCAGAACATCCACGACTAGTACAATTAGCAGATGAGTTTGCCAAGGAGTTGCACAGTAAGCAAGGTTCACTTGTCGCAATAAATACATTCGCATATGTGTTGAGAATGAACCTCAGTGTTCAGTTTTGGCGTTGCTTATTTGATAAGGGGGTAAGATACGTTAAAAGAAACCTCTCCATACATGGTGTACACCCAAGTATGCTTATAGAACAAGGCCATCCAGTGGACATCACGGACTTCGCCTTGCATCCACTTACCATGACAAGTAATGTTCCAATCAAGGAGGAATCACCAAGTGTGACATTGGTGGAACTTCTGGCAGATCCTAGTGTTACACCGGAAGGAGACTTCCGTCTAATTGCATGGGAATCAAGGATACCGCCTCATAAATCATTTGTTCATTTTGTTACAAGTCGTGCTCAGGATACACATGAAGGTAGTAGTGCCTTGCCAGGGAGGAAGCGACGAGGAGTGCCGATCTAA